One stretch of Amycolatopsis tolypomycina DNA includes these proteins:
- a CDS encoding sensor histidine kinase — translation MRVRLQGIVLTLVALLVFGLGIPLARSIAAGAQQDLFLDRLTDTARFASLAERPLLDNKPSLIDPDLMRYYEVYGVQVAVVDQDGKLFASALGGGAARIDLKDERISGPVHEALAGRRSQPAGVLMPWDSTPLVLAEPVLADGEVHGAVLTVSETGAERADVLWWWLLLAAGGILAFTLALAVAIPVVRWILRPVHRLDDATGALVASVVSGREAEPVGESGGPPELRQLGRSFDRMASSVSGALAAQRAFVADASHQLRNPLTALKIRLGNLEGHVDDEPAAADLEAARVDAGRLHQILDGLLSLARAEASGGELDPVVLDEVVAERVADWSVVGEARDVRLVVAADGDGARVCMPPRGAETILDALLDNALKFTASGTEILVAVTREGDRVRLSVRDHGPGLPPDELDRALDRFWRSPAHQNVPGSGLGLAIVSELVAHSAGQLELDLPEGGGLRISMVFPVA, via the coding sequence GTGCGCGTCCGGCTGCAGGGCATCGTGCTGACGCTGGTCGCGTTGCTGGTGTTCGGCCTGGGCATCCCGCTGGCCCGGAGCATCGCCGCCGGCGCGCAGCAGGACCTGTTCCTCGACCGGCTGACCGACACCGCGCGGTTCGCGTCGCTGGCCGAGCGGCCGCTGCTGGACAACAAGCCGTCGCTGATCGACCCCGACCTGATGCGCTACTACGAGGTGTACGGCGTCCAGGTGGCGGTCGTCGACCAGGACGGCAAGCTGTTCGCCTCCGCGCTCGGCGGGGGCGCCGCGCGGATCGACCTCAAGGACGAGCGGATCAGCGGCCCGGTCCACGAGGCGCTGGCCGGCCGCCGGTCCCAGCCGGCAGGCGTGCTGATGCCGTGGGATTCGACGCCGCTGGTGCTCGCCGAGCCGGTGCTCGCCGACGGCGAGGTGCACGGCGCGGTGCTCACCGTGTCCGAAACCGGCGCCGAGCGCGCCGACGTGCTGTGGTGGTGGCTGCTGCTCGCCGCGGGCGGGATCCTCGCCTTCACCCTCGCGCTGGCCGTGGCGATCCCGGTGGTCCGCTGGATCCTGCGGCCGGTGCACCGGCTCGACGACGCGACCGGCGCGCTGGTGGCGTCGGTGGTCAGCGGGCGGGAGGCCGAGCCGGTGGGCGAGAGCGGCGGGCCGCCGGAGCTGCGGCAGCTCGGCCGGTCGTTCGACCGGATGGCGTCGAGCGTGTCGGGCGCGCTGGCGGCGCAGCGCGCGTTCGTCGCCGACGCGTCGCACCAGCTGCGCAACCCGCTGACGGCGTTGAAGATCCGGCTCGGCAACCTCGAAGGCCACGTCGACGACGAGCCGGCGGCCGCCGACCTGGAGGCGGCGCGGGTCGACGCGGGCCGGCTGCACCAGATCCTCGACGGGCTGCTGTCGCTGGCCCGCGCCGAGGCCTCCGGCGGCGAGCTGGACCCGGTGGTGCTGGACGAGGTGGTGGCCGAGCGCGTCGCGGACTGGTCGGTGGTCGGCGAGGCCCGCGACGTCCGGCTGGTGGTGGCGGCGGACGGCGACGGCGCGCGCGTGTGCATGCCCCCGCGCGGCGCGGAGACGATCCTGGACGCGCTGCTGGACAACGCGCTGAAGTTCACCGCGTCGGGGACGGAGATCCTGGTCGCGGTGACCCGGGAGGGTGATCGGGTGCGGTTGTCGGTGCGGGACCACGGGCCGGGACTGCCGCCGGACGAGCTGGACCGGGCGCTGGACCGGTTCTGGCGCAGCCCGGCGCACCAGAACGTGCCGGGTTCGGGGCTGGGGCTGGCGATCGTGAGCGAGCTCGTGGCGCATTCGGCCGGACAGCTGGAGCTGGACCTGCCCGAGGGCGGCGGGCTGCGTATCTCGATGGTGTTCCCGGTCGCTTAG
- a CDS encoding TAXI family TRAP transporter solute-binding subunit, translated as MTSRRWTRGLAAAAALLLALTACTVDFGDLRLRIAAGNSGGVYYNLAQTLATAWQTGLDIERPQVLQTQGSPDNVTKVLAGQADVAFVAADVAADQYESRPDLRALARIHDDYLHVVVRADSSIRSMSQLSGHRIAIGSPASGVEYIANKLLKVAGLTGSVTTTLRGLVASVQALLSGEVDAFFWSGGLPTPTLAGYNTQGSLRLLDIADLMPKMQALSPVYSTSTIPASMYNQPAPVTTLVVPNFLVVPQSMPDDVAEALVRELFDARGALASANPAALSIDVHPGIETQPIPLHPGALRYYRSQKT; from the coding sequence GTGACCAGCAGGCGGTGGACGCGCGGACTCGCGGCGGCGGCCGCCCTGCTGCTGGCGCTCACCGCCTGCACGGTTGATTTCGGCGACCTCAGGCTGCGGATCGCCGCCGGCAACTCCGGTGGCGTCTACTACAACCTCGCCCAGACCCTCGCCACCGCCTGGCAGACCGGCCTGGACATCGAGCGGCCGCAGGTGCTGCAGACCCAGGGCTCGCCCGACAACGTCACCAAGGTGCTCGCCGGCCAGGCCGACGTCGCCTTCGTCGCGGCCGACGTCGCCGCGGACCAGTACGAGAGCCGCCCCGACCTGCGGGCGCTCGCCCGGATCCACGACGACTACCTGCACGTGGTGGTCCGCGCCGACTCCAGCATCCGGTCGATGTCCCAGCTGAGCGGCCACCGGATCGCGATCGGCTCACCGGCGTCGGGGGTCGAGTACATCGCCAACAAGCTGCTGAAGGTGGCCGGCCTGACCGGCTCGGTCACCACGACCCTCCGCGGCCTCGTGGCCTCGGTGCAGGCCCTGCTGAGCGGCGAGGTCGACGCGTTCTTCTGGTCCGGCGGCCTGCCGACGCCGACGCTGGCGGGCTACAACACCCAGGGCTCGCTGCGGCTGCTCGACATCGCCGACCTGATGCCGAAGATGCAGGCCCTCAGCCCGGTCTACAGCACGTCGACGATCCCGGCGAGCATGTACAACCAGCCCGCCCCGGTGACGACGCTGGTGGTCCCGAACTTCCTGGTGGTCCCCCAGTCGATGCCCGACGACGTGGCGGAGGCACTGGTCCGCGAGCTGTTCGACGCCCGCGGCGCCCTCGCGTCCGCCAATCCGGCGGCCCTGTCGATCGACGTCCACCCGGGCATCGAGACCCAGCCGATCCCGCTGCACCCCGGCGCGCTGCGGTACTACCGGTCGCAGAAGACCTAA
- a CDS encoding CGNR zinc finger domain-containing protein, with protein MGDKQGFRFHGGRPSVNFTATVGERWRDGGFERVPDPAALGRWFTAAGLTPEDPPCTAADLTAARELREAVYRLLRGGTAGEDVATVNRWAAHPPPVTTLAVTPAGLRARPVPASVPSLLGLVAADAVAVLGGPDAARVRECANPECSLLFLDTSRAGARRWCSMGSCGSREKMQRYRSGDR; from the coding sequence GTGGGCGACAAGCAGGGCTTCCGCTTCCACGGCGGCCGTCCGTCGGTGAACTTCACGGCCACCGTCGGCGAGCGGTGGCGCGACGGCGGCTTCGAACGCGTGCCCGACCCCGCGGCGCTGGGCCGCTGGTTCACCGCGGCGGGCCTGACCCCGGAGGACCCGCCCTGCACCGCGGCCGACCTGACGGCGGCCCGCGAACTCCGGGAAGCCGTCTACCGGCTGCTGCGCGGGGGCACCGCGGGGGAGGACGTCGCCACGGTGAACCGGTGGGCGGCGCACCCGCCGCCGGTCACGACCCTGGCCGTCACCCCGGCGGGACTGCGGGCCCGGCCGGTCCCGGCGAGCGTGCCGTCGCTGCTCGGCCTGGTCGCCGCGGACGCCGTCGCGGTCCTCGGCGGTCCCGACGCCGCCCGCGTGCGCGAGTGCGCCAACCCCGAGTGCTCGCTGCTGTTCCTCGACACGTCACGGGCGGGCGCGCGCCGCTGGTGCTCGATGGGTTCGTGCGGCAGCCGGGAGAAGATGCAGCGCTACCGGTCCGGCGACCGGTAG
- a CDS encoding ROK family protein — MAKSGIGDRAGEVFAALAAAGQATRPQLAVACGLSKPTVSLVMAELEAAGLAERSGSSSGATGRTAAVYRLGPRAGYVLAVDRGSTQVALRATTLGGDLLDEDQTSRPASAETMVKAVLRRGSNRGPLRAVVVAVSDVVSPPGRGEPATMARIAAAVAALGLPDGAPVHTENNVNCAAIAELAEGAGRDHDSFVFLQVGVAIGAGVVLGRRLVRGASGAAGEVARLAYPWADDRPPVRDALEARLGSRELLRRARGRRPDPAPKTAAALFALAEKGDPVALDIVAEHAEAVGNLAASICAVVDPGLIVLGGGVGRNKLLRPGVVATVGRLSWPTDVVVSELGARATVLGAAHLARERGIQAVLAEG, encoded by the coding sequence ATGGCGAAATCGGGCATCGGTGACCGGGCCGGCGAGGTCTTCGCCGCGCTGGCCGCCGCCGGTCAGGCCACCCGGCCGCAGCTCGCGGTGGCCTGCGGGCTGTCGAAGCCGACGGTCTCCCTGGTGATGGCGGAACTGGAGGCCGCGGGCCTCGCCGAACGCAGCGGCAGCTCCTCGGGCGCCACCGGGCGGACCGCGGCGGTCTACCGGCTGGGGCCCCGCGCCGGGTACGTGCTGGCGGTGGACCGCGGCTCGACGCAGGTGGCCCTGCGGGCGACCACGCTCGGCGGCGACCTGCTCGACGAGGACCAGACGTCGCGGCCGGCGTCCGCGGAAACCATGGTGAAGGCCGTGCTGCGCCGCGGAAGCAACCGGGGTCCGCTTCGGGCCGTCGTGGTCGCGGTGTCCGATGTGGTCTCCCCGCCCGGCCGCGGCGAGCCGGCGACCATGGCGCGGATCGCCGCCGCCGTGGCCGCGCTCGGGCTGCCCGACGGCGCGCCCGTGCACACCGAGAACAACGTCAACTGCGCGGCCATCGCCGAACTCGCCGAGGGCGCGGGCCGCGACCACGACAGCTTCGTGTTCCTGCAGGTCGGCGTGGCGATCGGGGCGGGTGTCGTGCTCGGCCGCCGGCTCGTGCGCGGGGCCAGCGGCGCGGCAGGGGAGGTGGCCCGCCTGGCCTACCCGTGGGCGGACGACCGGCCGCCGGTCCGCGACGCCCTGGAAGCCCGGCTCGGTTCCCGGGAGCTGTTGCGCCGGGCTCGCGGCCGCCGCCCGGACCCGGCACCGAAGACGGCCGCCGCCCTGTTCGCGCTGGCGGAGAAGGGTGACCCCGTCGCGCTGGACATCGTGGCGGAACACGCCGAAGCCGTCGGCAACCTGGCCGCGTCGATCTGCGCGGTCGTCGACCCCGGCCTGATCGTGCTCGGCGGCGGGGTCGGGCGGAACAAGCTGCTCCGGCCCGGTGTCGTCGCCACGGTCGGGCGGCTGAGCTGGCCGACCGACGTCGTGGTCAGCGAGCTGGGGGCGCGCGCCACCGTGCTCGGCGCGGCGCACCTGGCCAGGGAGAGAGGGATCCAGGCGGTACTGGCGGAAGGGTGA
- a CDS encoding carbohydrate ABC transporter permease: MSAEAATHPVEAGSAPTAEPAPVRRRRKRHKDNGAAYAFLTPWFLGVFGFVLIPMGYSLYLSLTKFDLLSSPQWVGFDNYLAMWQDEKFLHSVKVTLTYVVTSVPLKLAAALLVAAALNRGLRALGFYRSVFYLPSLLGASVAVSVMWRQIFSGQGLLNQVLGIFGIRGADWIGDPRFALWTLVLLSGWQFGTPMLIFLAGLKQIPRELYEAAELDGAGRIRMFFRITVPMLSPVIFFNLVLETINAFQTFTPAYVVSGGLGGPIDSTMLYTLYLYRKGFSSLQMGYASAMAWVLFVVIGLFTALYFASSRRWVTYAD; encoded by the coding sequence ATGTCAGCCGAAGCAGCCACGCACCCCGTCGAGGCCGGGAGTGCGCCGACGGCGGAACCCGCGCCCGTCCGGCGCCGCCGGAAGCGGCACAAGGACAACGGCGCGGCCTACGCCTTCCTGACGCCGTGGTTCCTCGGCGTCTTCGGCTTCGTGCTGATCCCGATGGGGTACTCGCTGTACCTGTCGCTGACGAAGTTCGACCTGCTGAGCTCGCCGCAGTGGGTCGGCTTCGACAACTACCTGGCGATGTGGCAGGACGAGAAGTTCCTGCACTCGGTCAAGGTCACGCTCACCTACGTCGTCACGTCGGTGCCGCTCAAGCTCGCGGCCGCGCTCCTCGTCGCCGCGGCGCTGAACCGGGGCCTGCGCGCGCTGGGGTTCTACCGTTCGGTCTTCTACCTGCCGTCGCTGCTCGGCGCGAGCGTCGCCGTGTCGGTGATGTGGCGGCAGATCTTCTCCGGGCAGGGCCTGCTCAACCAGGTGCTCGGGATCTTCGGCATCCGCGGCGCGGACTGGATCGGCGACCCGCGGTTCGCGCTGTGGACGCTGGTCCTGCTGTCGGGCTGGCAGTTCGGCACCCCGATGCTGATCTTCCTCGCCGGGCTCAAGCAGATCCCGCGGGAGCTGTACGAGGCCGCGGAGCTCGACGGCGCCGGCCGGATCCGGATGTTCTTCCGGATCACCGTGCCGATGCTGTCGCCGGTGATCTTCTTCAACCTGGTGCTGGAGACGATCAACGCGTTCCAGACGTTCACCCCGGCCTACGTCGTCAGCGGCGGGCTGGGCGGCCCGATCGACTCGACCATGCTGTACACGCTTTACCTCTACCGCAAGGGCTTCTCGAGCCTGCAGATGGGCTACGCCTCGGCGATGGCGTGGGTCCTGTTCGTGGTGATCGGTCTCTTCACCGCGCTCTACTTCGCGTCTTCGCGGCGCTGGGTCACCTACGCGGACTGA
- a CDS encoding carbohydrate ABC transporter permease, with product MTVNVKAPAKTHWRAHVVLLVAVVVMIYPLVWLVGASFKPENQIFSTLDPIPWHFTIENYLSGWTATGTSFTVYLANSATIAACVVIGNIASCSLTAYAFARLDFAFRKIWFGLMLGTLMLPFQATMIPQYTIFYKLNWINTFLPLVVPQLLACDAFFIFLMVQFIRGIPRELDEAAAIDGAGHVRIFFSLILPLLRPALLTTGVLTFIWTFNDFLRQLVYLSDKSRYTVPLGLNSFIDRASGSSYGGMLAMSVVTLVPTVAVFLICQKRLVDGVANTGIKG from the coding sequence ATGACCGTCAACGTCAAGGCACCGGCGAAGACCCACTGGCGCGCGCACGTCGTGCTGCTCGTCGCGGTCGTCGTGATGATCTACCCGCTGGTGTGGCTGGTCGGGGCTTCGTTCAAGCCGGAGAACCAGATCTTCAGCACGCTCGACCCGATCCCGTGGCACTTCACCATCGAGAACTACCTGAGCGGCTGGACGGCGACCGGGACGTCGTTCACCGTCTACCTCGCGAACTCGGCGACCATCGCGGCGTGCGTGGTGATCGGCAACATCGCGTCCTGCTCCCTGACCGCCTACGCGTTCGCGCGGCTCGACTTCGCGTTCCGCAAGATCTGGTTCGGCCTGATGCTGGGCACGCTGATGCTGCCGTTCCAGGCGACGATGATCCCGCAGTACACGATCTTCTACAAACTGAACTGGATCAACACGTTCCTGCCGCTGGTGGTCCCGCAGCTGCTGGCCTGCGACGCGTTCTTCATCTTCCTCATGGTCCAGTTCATCCGGGGCATTCCCCGCGAACTGGACGAAGCGGCGGCCATCGACGGCGCCGGGCACGTCCGCATCTTCTTCTCGCTGATCCTGCCGCTGCTGCGCCCGGCCCTGCTGACCACCGGCGTCCTGACGTTCATCTGGACGTTCAACGACTTCCTCCGCCAGCTGGTCTACCTGTCCGACAAATCCCGGTACACGGTCCCGCTGGGCCTCAACTCCTTCATCGACCGGGCGAGCGGCTCCAGCTACGGCGGGATGCTCGCGATGTCGGTCGTCACCCTCGTGCCGACGGTCGCGGTGTTCCTGATCTGCCAGAAGCGCCTGGTGGACGGCGTGGCCAACACCGGCATCAAAGGCTGA
- a CDS encoding ABC transporter substrate-binding protein, protein MAQHLSRRGFLGIAGAGVASAALAGCGFAPPSNSGGGGGTNALTFRWWGGNARNDAYQKAVKIFTEKTGIAVTTQYSGYDGYFDKLNTEFAGGNPPDIFQMDTAYVSTYANRSTLVDLGTYIPGTIGLDTLYAPVRGAGAVKGKTYGVPSGSGNAPVLYDKSVFDQLKITPPTNDWTWQDFGTLAGEISKAWGPNKYGALDASKDDSGALQPWLRQRGKDLYTPDQTLGFGPEDLTEWFTFWDGLRKSGAICPPTLLSNTDAATGNHPLITGQIAMTTGWGLAQMQPLTQHELKLVVVPRANGKTGQALSGGVLLCIPVKSKNPEGAAKLINFFLNDDDAIKTMKLQRGLPPSDKAKNLLAPTATAPEKADMEFGEYVAAEVAKDGLPTAPTAPPGYGDVKTALDSAAKQIAFGKLSIAAGVTQFFSDAKNALANAK, encoded by the coding sequence ATGGCACAGCACCTGTCCAGGAGGGGGTTCCTCGGGATCGCCGGGGCGGGGGTGGCTTCGGCCGCGCTCGCCGGCTGCGGTTTCGCGCCACCCAGCAACAGCGGGGGCGGCGGCGGGACCAACGCCCTGACCTTCCGCTGGTGGGGCGGCAACGCCCGCAACGACGCCTACCAGAAGGCGGTGAAGATCTTCACCGAGAAGACCGGGATCGCCGTCACCACCCAGTACTCCGGCTACGACGGGTACTTCGACAAGCTGAACACCGAGTTCGCCGGCGGCAACCCGCCCGACATCTTCCAGATGGACACCGCCTACGTCAGCACCTACGCGAACCGGAGCACGCTCGTCGACCTGGGTACCTACATCCCGGGCACGATCGGGCTGGACACCCTCTACGCGCCGGTGCGCGGGGCGGGCGCGGTCAAGGGCAAGACCTACGGCGTCCCCTCCGGCTCCGGCAACGCCCCGGTCCTCTACGACAAGTCCGTCTTCGACCAGCTCAAGATCACCCCGCCGACCAACGACTGGACGTGGCAGGACTTCGGCACCCTCGCCGGCGAGATCTCCAAGGCCTGGGGCCCGAACAAGTACGGCGCGCTGGACGCGTCGAAGGACGACTCGGGCGCGCTGCAGCCGTGGCTGCGCCAGCGCGGCAAGGACCTCTACACGCCCGACCAGACCCTCGGCTTCGGGCCGGAGGACCTGACCGAGTGGTTCACCTTCTGGGACGGCCTGCGCAAGTCCGGCGCGATCTGCCCGCCGACGCTGCTGAGCAACACCGACGCGGCGACCGGCAACCACCCGCTGATCACCGGCCAGATCGCGATGACCACCGGCTGGGGCCTCGCCCAGATGCAGCCGCTGACCCAGCACGAGCTCAAGCTCGTCGTCGTGCCGCGCGCCAACGGCAAGACGGGCCAGGCGCTCTCCGGTGGCGTCCTGCTGTGCATCCCGGTGAAGAGCAAGAACCCCGAGGGCGCGGCGAAGCTGATCAACTTCTTCCTCAACGACGACGACGCCATCAAGACGATGAAGCTGCAGCGCGGGCTGCCGCCGTCGGACAAGGCGAAGAACCTCCTCGCCCCGACCGCCACCGCGCCCGAAAAAGCGGACATGGAGTTCGGCGAGTACGTGGCCGCGGAGGTCGCCAAGGACGGCCTGCCCACCGCGCCGACCGCGCCGCCGGGCTACGGCGACGTCAAGACCGCGCTCGACTCGGCGGCCAAGCAGATCGCGTTCGGCAAGCTGTCGATCGCGGCCGGCGTGACGCAGTTCTTCAGCGACGCCAAGAACGCCCTCGCCAACGCCAAGTAG